Below is a genomic region from Candidatus Melainabacteria bacterium RIFOXYA2_FULL_32_9.
TAATAGAATCAACAGGTATAAAAATCAATTGGGAAGTGGTAAACGCCGGATCTGATTTTATTGAAACAGAAGGCACTCCTTTACCTGATAAAGTTCTGGAATCAATTAAAAAAAATAAAGTTGCTCTTAAAGGGCCTATTACAACGCCAATTGGAACAGGTTTCAGGAGTGTAAATGTTACTTTAAGAAAGGAACTAGATTTATTTGCCTGTGTTAGACCTGCAAAAACAATTAAAGGCATAAAATCAAAATTTGATAATATTGATCTGGTAGTATTCAGAGAAAATACAGAAGATTTATATGCTGGTATTGAAAGACAAATAGATGAAAATACTGCTGAATCAATCAAACTTATTACAAGAGGAGCTTCTGAAAAAATAGCCAAAGCGGCTTTTGAATATGCAGTAAAAGAAAACCGTAAAAAAGTAACAGCAATAACAAAAGCAAATATATGCAAACTTTCTGACGGTTTATTCCTTGAAGCAGCAAAAAAAGTAGCAAAAGATTATCCTCAGATTCAATACGAGGAATTACTAATCGACAATATGTGCATGCAATTGGTGCAATATCCTGAATTATATGATGTTTTATTATTACCAAACCTTTATGGTGACATCATATCAGACCTGACAGCCGGATTAATTGGAGGTCTGGGTATAGCACCTGGTGCAAATTATGGTACAGATCTGGCAATTTTCGAGCCAGTCCACGGAAGTTCCCCTGGATTAAAAGGACTTAATAAGGCTAACCCGACAGCATTAATTCTATCTGCTGCAATGATGCTTAGACATCTAGGCGAGGTAAAAGCAGCTAAGAATATATATAATGCAGTTGCAAAGGTTATTCAAAAGAATGAAACCGTAACTTTTGATCTTGGTGGTCATGCTTCAACAATGGAAATGGCACAAGCTATCATAGCTGAAATGCAAAACAATTCAGTTTCCTGTAAATCCTAGAAATTTATCTAAAATATGAGCTATATTAATCTTAGACCACATCATTTTTTATGTATCCCTGGATACAAAGGTTATGGTTATTCTAAAAAATTTGAGGTTAATATGGAAAAAGTAATTAAGTCCTTAACTCAGGGAGTTAATGTTAAAATTACTCTTGGCAATGATGATATATGTGAACATTGCCTAAGCCCAAACTCCAGTCTGTGTTCTCAAGCTTATACTGAAAAACTTGATTCAACAGTTATGGGAATTCTAGGATTAAAAGAAGGTGAAGTAGTTGATTTTCAAGAAAAGATTGATGTCTTGAAAAAAATTATGACACCTCTAGCTCATCAAAAAATTTGCAAACAGTGTGTATGGATGAAGAAAGGGCTCTGCGCTGATACATTCAAAAAATAAAATCTATATTACTCAATTAATAGCTAATTATAAGAAGAAGGCTGCAAAAAACATTAAGGAAAATTCATCATTTCCCTTAATGTTTTATTGCGCTGTCCTTATGCCTTTAATAATTTTCCTAATTTTAGCCATTTCCGGTTCAAAATTAGGAAAATTTGACTCTGATAAAGCTATAAACTTTTATTCCCCGACAAAAGGAGTTTATGTTGTTGATGTTAATATAAAAAAATGCCCGGATTGCATTGTCCCTTATGTATCAGACTCACTTGAAACAGTACAAACAGTTGCAGAAAAAACAAATTCAGCTGCTGCAATTAATGGGGGGTTTTTTGATCCAATAAACACTAAAACTACTTCTTTCATAATTAAAGATGGAGAATTGGCGGCAGATCCCAGGGATAATCCGAACTTAATGAACAATCCAAGTCTCAAAGCATATTTACCTACTATTTTAAACAGATCTGAATTTAGAATATTAAGCTGCCATTTGAATTGTGGTAATTACAGCAAAATTTATCAGATAGCACAGCATAATGATCCAATAGAGATGAAATGCGAAATATTCAACTCAATACAAGCCGGTCCTGAGCTCTTACCTGATTTAAAGCTGGAAGAAGAAGCTTTTGTCGTTAAAAAAGATGGTAAAGTAATAAGGGAGTCTGCTGGAGCTTTAGGTAAATATGCCAGATCAGCTATTGGAATTAAAGAAGATCATATTTTATTTGTAGCAGCAAGTAATGAACGACCTATGACTCTTAAAGAACTAGCAGAATTTATGAAAAGCTTAGAAGTCGAACAAGCTCTTGCCCTCGATGGCGGAAGCTCAACGTCTTTATATATAAATTTACCTGATCAGCCTAAATTTATATTAACTTCAGCCAAAGAAAATGCTGCAAGGCGAGTAAAATCTATTATTCTAATACAACCCGAATAATTACTGCTAAAAAAGTCTATTTTCTGATAACATCATTTATATAAATCAGTACAGAAAAATAAATATTATGAGTCATACAAAAAAAATTATATTTTTTATAGCCTTGTTTATACTGGTTTGCTTGTTTTCTGCTATACATAACAGCGCTGATAGGGATTTATGGCATAGATTAGCAGTAGGAGCATTATTTTTTCAGACAGGTTGGGTATTAAAGCATGATATCTTTGCTTACACACCGACAAAAGATCTATGGGTAGATCATGAATGGGGATCAGGAGTCATATTTTACTTTTTATCACATAATTTTGGGGATTATGGTCTTATAGCATTAAAGGTTTTAATAGCATTTACAGTCCTAACTGTTATTTTAGCAGCTAATCACTTGATATCATCAGATAAAAAATACAGAATAGGGTTTTATATAATTACCCTGACTGGTCTTTGGCCTGGGTTTGGCAGTACAATAAGATGCCAGCTATTTACTTACCTCTTTTTTACCCTCTGGGTATACATTCTTGAAAGAATACGTCGGGGAGAAAATAGACTTATATGGATATTTCCAGCTACAATGTTACTTTGGGTAAACCTACACGGTGGTTTTGTGGCCGGATTTGGCTTACTTGTCCTGTATGCTTTAGGTGAACTTTTAAACAAGAAAAATCCTGTTAAATATTTAGGAATTATCAGCCTTACGCTGCCGGTTACTCTAATTAATCCCTATGGAATTAAATTCTGGCATTATATGATTGAAGCAATTACCATGCCGAGGCCATATATTACTGAATGGGAACCATTAAATCTTTTAGGATCAGTTAATGACTGGCTTGGATATAAGATTTTACTTGTAATAGCAATATTTAGCTTTGGTTATAAGCTAATATCAAAAGATAAAAAGCTAGATTGGACTGAGATAACATTACTTTTAGTAACGTTTATACTCTCACTCAGACAGGAAAGACAGGCAATATTTTTTGTAATTATCGCCTCTATCTTTATTTATAAGCATTTTTATACAGCAATTAATGCATTATTCGGAGAATACCTGGACAAATTCAAAAATTTATTTTCTGAAAGTCAATATGATCTGATTAACTTTACAAGACAAGCAGTCGTATTCATATTTATTATTGTTGTTGGGGCATATTATAGCATTATAACTCCGCATATTATTAAA
It encodes:
- a CDS encoding isocitrate dehydrogenase (catalyzes the formation of 2-oxoglutarate from isocitrate), with product MYNITLIPGDGIGPEITEAAIKVIESTGIKINWEVVNAGSDFIETEGTPLPDKVLESIKKNKVALKGPITTPIGTGFRSVNVTLRKELDLFACVRPAKTIKGIKSKFDNIDLVVFRENTEDLYAGIERQIDENTAESIKLITRGASEKIAKAAFEYAVKENRKKVTAITKANICKLSDGLFLEAAKKVAKDYPQIQYEELLIDNMCMQLVQYPELYDVLLLPNLYGDIISDLTAGLIGGLGIAPGANYGTDLAIFEPVHGSSPGLKGLNKANPTALILSAAMMLRHLGEVKAAKNIYNAVAKVIQKNETVTFDLGGHASTMEMAQAIIAEMQNNSVSCKS